From the genome of Bacteroidales bacterium, one region includes:
- a CDS encoding thermonuclease family protein, with protein MKRLFHIAVALLFLGSCTSSISPPVNELYSVTRVVDGDTFWAYNPQEGEIKIRLIGLDAPEIHKTAKKNIGYYGTESTRYLEQLVGGKNVRLEFDAGKYDRYKRVLAYVYLEDGTFVNAELIRQGYATVLTVPPNVKYADEFVKLQRKARRSGRGMWGKS; from the coding sequence GGCTCGTGCACATCATCGATATCTCCCCCGGTTAATGAACTTTACAGTGTTACCCGTGTTGTGGACGGGGATACGTTCTGGGCGTACAATCCGCAGGAAGGTGAAATTAAAATTCGCCTCATAGGCCTTGACGCGCCCGAAATTCATAAAACAGCCAAAAAAAATATCGGCTATTATGGAACAGAATCAACCCGTTATTTAGAGCAATTGGTAGGTGGCAAAAATGTAAGACTTGAATTCGATGCCGGAAAATATGACAGGTATAAACGGGTGCTCGCTTATGTATATCTCGAAGACGGTACGTTTGTGAATGCAGAATTGATCAGGCAGGGATATGCAACCGTCCTGACCGTTCCTCCCAATGTTAAATATGCAGATGAATTTGTAAAGCTTCAGAGAAAAGCCCGGAGAAGTGGCAGGGGTATGTGGGGAAAAAGTTGA